A window of Candidatus Pantoea floridensis contains these coding sequences:
- a CDS encoding NADP-dependent oxidoreductase → MSQSNQRNQAWLLASRPEGEPVKENFRLVEQPIPELKDGEILLRTLYLSLDPYMRGRMDDSKSYAAPAQIDQPMVGGTVSEVAESKHADFKQGDVVLAQSGWQSYAVSDGSGVAKLGDLPHPSWALGILGMPGFTAYMGLMDIGQPKAGETLVVAAATGPVGATVGQLGKLKGCHVVGVAGGEEKCRYAIEKLGFSACIDHHRDDFAEQLAAACPDGIDIYFENVGGKVFDAVFPLLNTAARVPVCGLVSGYSSRELPPGPDRTPQIMGGILKRRIRMQGFIIFQDYGDHYPEFLKAMTPLVEQQKIHYREHMIEGLENAPQAFFDMLKGKNFGKTVVKVAQ, encoded by the coding sequence CTGAAGGACGGTGAGATCCTGCTGCGCACGCTGTACTTATCGCTCGATCCCTACATGCGCGGGCGCATGGATGACAGCAAATCTTATGCCGCACCGGCGCAGATCGATCAGCCCATGGTCGGCGGCACCGTGAGCGAAGTCGCTGAGTCTAAACATGCCGATTTTAAGCAAGGTGACGTGGTGCTGGCGCAAAGCGGCTGGCAAAGCTATGCGGTCTCTGACGGCAGCGGCGTGGCGAAGCTGGGCGATTTGCCCCATCCCTCTTGGGCACTGGGCATTCTCGGTATGCCAGGATTTACTGCCTATATGGGATTGATGGATATCGGCCAGCCTAAAGCGGGTGAAACGCTGGTGGTTGCAGCGGCAACCGGCCCGGTTGGGGCTACGGTTGGTCAGCTTGGTAAACTGAAGGGCTGTCACGTGGTGGGTGTGGCTGGTGGCGAGGAGAAATGTCGCTACGCCATTGAGAAACTGGGTTTCTCCGCCTGCATCGATCATCACCGCGACGACTTTGCTGAGCAATTGGCAGCGGCCTGCCCGGATGGCATCGATATCTATTTCGAGAATGTCGGAGGCAAGGTCTTTGATGCGGTATTCCCCCTGCTAAACACCGCAGCACGCGTGCCGGTATGCGGGTTGGTTTCCGGTTACAGCAGCCGTGAATTACCGCCAGGGCCGGATCGCACACCACAGATCATGGGCGGCATCCTCAAGCGGCGCATTCGTATGCAGGGCTTTATCATCTTCCAGGATTACGGCGATCATTATCCTGAATTCCTCAAAGCGATGACGCCGCTGGTAGAGCAGCAAAAAATTCACTACCGCGAGCACATGATTGAAGGTTTAGAAAATGCGCCACAGGCCTTTTTCGATATGCTGAAGGGCAAAAATTTCGGCAAAACCGTGGTTAAAGTTGCGCAGTAA
- a CDS encoding ABC transporter permease: MSDSLISPVTQRPRQAALLRVAIVLPFIALLLFFVIAAPAFATASNLRSVLLNNVAPLAIVALAMTLVTRIGAIDLSVGTAIDIACLVLVTLMLHQVSLPVALIAAMVAALLVGVFNAFLVTQLGVEPFLATLGTLFIGQSVQQLSSNGGQPIYLLSQKLPEGFSAMGHGAFLAIPLPLWLLFLVALALYQLLHRSATGRSLRVMGEQYSVAQHSGVAVKRLTAMAFILAALIAGIVGLILAANVKAWVPLSGNAYLLNAIGASFIGATFAPSRRPNVVGTLLGVVLLSFIANGLLLVGWNFYWQQVATGGLIFIVLAVGALRARRHA; the protein is encoded by the coding sequence GTGTCTGACTCTCTCATATCGCCTGTCACTCAACGCCCGCGTCAGGCCGCTTTGCTGCGCGTCGCTATCGTGCTGCCCTTTATAGCGCTGCTGCTGTTCTTTGTTATTGCCGCGCCCGCTTTCGCCACGGCCTCTAACCTGCGCAGCGTGTTGCTGAATAACGTCGCGCCGCTCGCGATTGTCGCGCTGGCGATGACGCTGGTCACGCGTATTGGCGCGATTGATCTGTCGGTTGGCACGGCCATCGATATTGCTTGTCTGGTATTGGTGACACTGATGCTGCATCAGGTCAGTTTGCCCGTGGCGCTGATTGCCGCGATGGTTGCCGCGCTGTTGGTTGGTGTGTTTAACGCCTTTTTAGTCACGCAGCTGGGCGTGGAGCCGTTTCTCGCCACGCTGGGCACGCTGTTTATTGGACAAAGCGTGCAGCAGCTGTCATCAAACGGCGGGCAACCGATCTATCTGCTGAGCCAAAAGCTGCCCGAGGGCTTTTCCGCGATGGGGCACGGTGCATTCCTCGCCATTCCGTTGCCGCTTTGGCTGTTATTTCTGGTTGCGCTGGCGCTTTATCAACTGCTACACCGCAGCGCTACCGGCCGATCGCTGCGGGTGATGGGTGAACAATACAGCGTGGCGCAGCACTCTGGCGTCGCGGTGAAACGGCTGACGGCAATGGCCTTTATTTTAGCCGCGTTGATTGCGGGGATCGTCGGCTTGATTCTGGCGGCCAATGTCAAAGCCTGGGTGCCGCTGTCGGGTAATGCGTACCTGCTCAACGCTATCGGCGCCAGTTTTATTGGTGCCACGTTCGCGCCATCCCGTCGGCCCAATGTCGTAGGGACGCTGCTTGGCGTCGTGCTGCTGAGCTTTATTGCCAATGGATTACTGCTGGTCGGCTGGAATTTTTACTGGCAGCAGGTTGCCACCGGTGGATTGATTTTTATTGTGTTGGCGGTCGGCGCGTTACGCGCGCGACGTCATGCGTGA
- a CDS encoding sugar ABC transporter ATP-binding protein produces MANNAPLLHLQDISKAFDGVPALQSVSLSVHAGEVHGLIGHNGAGKSTLIKVLGGIHAADRGSITLDGQPLTLASPAQAQRQGIAIVHQERLLPGSLTVAEALWLGNEPRLLATPFIQRRRMRQQAQQQLQQHFGLQLDPNALIATLSVAEQQLVQICRVLQHQPRVVVLDEPTAALARHEVHALFRVIERMRQQGIALIYVSHYLDEIQTLCQRVTVLRDGKDVAHFTAEQISPSALIGAMVGDTQHELTPRQTRRAGQEVLQVAALSAPGRFHNVSFTGRQGEIIGITGLLGSGGKALIRALFGLETAVSGSVKLANVAGIPSSPYAAVKRGIAFVPEDRRANGIALDLSLRDNVTLTTVQRLLRWGGVSRRAESELVAKNIQQLAIRTPGQLASLRQLSGGNQQKAVLAKWLNTGARLYLLDEPTVGVDIAAKAAIYHTLQQLANDGALILVFSTDLLELQTLADRIMVLARGEHVATLAAQHTSHQEILSWASGTGALTEHAS; encoded by the coding sequence ATGGCAAATAACGCGCCGCTATTACACCTGCAGGACATCAGCAAAGCATTTGATGGCGTGCCCGCGCTGCAATCGGTGTCGCTCAGCGTACATGCCGGTGAAGTGCATGGCTTGATTGGTCACAACGGTGCCGGCAAATCGACATTAATCAAGGTGTTAGGCGGTATTCATGCCGCCGATCGCGGCAGCATTACGCTGGATGGTCAGCCGCTCACGTTGGCCTCACCCGCACAGGCGCAGCGGCAGGGGATTGCCATCGTGCATCAGGAGCGGTTACTGCCCGGTTCGTTGACGGTGGCGGAGGCGCTATGGCTCGGCAACGAACCGCGTTTGCTCGCCACGCCGTTTATCCAGCGGCGCCGTATGCGCCAGCAGGCACAGCAGCAGCTACAGCAGCACTTTGGTTTGCAGCTCGATCCCAATGCCTTGATTGCCACGTTAAGTGTGGCAGAGCAGCAGTTAGTCCAAATCTGCCGCGTGTTGCAACATCAGCCACGCGTGGTGGTGCTGGATGAGCCTACCGCCGCACTGGCACGTCACGAAGTGCACGCGCTGTTTCGCGTGATTGAACGTATGCGGCAGCAGGGCATCGCGCTGATCTATGTGTCGCACTATCTCGATGAAATACAGACGTTGTGCCAGCGCGTTACCGTACTGCGCGATGGCAAAGATGTGGCGCATTTCACGGCTGAGCAGATATCGCCCAGCGCGCTAATCGGTGCAATGGTAGGGGATACGCAGCATGAACTTACGCCGCGTCAGACACGTCGTGCCGGACAGGAGGTGCTGCAGGTTGCCGCGCTTAGTGCGCCTGGTCGTTTCCATAATGTCTCCTTTACCGGCCGACAGGGCGAGATCATTGGCATTACCGGCCTGTTAGGATCGGGCGGTAAGGCGCTGATCCGAGCACTCTTCGGCCTGGAAACCGCAGTGAGCGGCTCGGTAAAACTGGCTAATGTGGCTGGCATTCCCTCATCACCCTATGCGGCCGTGAAGCGCGGTATCGCTTTTGTGCCGGAAGATCGCCGAGCCAACGGTATCGCACTGGATCTTAGCTTGCGTGACAATGTCACCTTAACCACGGTACAGCGTTTGCTGCGCTGGGGTGGTGTATCGCGTCGGGCCGAAAGCGAACTGGTGGCAAAGAATATTCAGCAGCTGGCGATTCGCACGCCTGGGCAGCTGGCGTCGTTACGCCAGCTCTCGGGCGGCAATCAGCAGAAAGCGGTGCTGGCCAAATGGCTTAACACTGGCGCGCGATTATATCTGCTGGATGAACCGACGGTGGGCGTCGACATTGCCGCGAAGGCCGCGATTTATCATACGCTGCAGCAGCTGGCCAATGATGGCGCACTCATTCTGGTGTTTTCCACCGATCTGCTGGAACTGCAAACGCTTGCTGACCGCATTATGGTACTGGCGCGCGGCGAACATGTCGCTACCCTGGCGGCACAGCATACCAGCCATCAGGAGATTCTCTCCTGGGCTTCTGGCACAGGCGCGTTAACGGAGCATGCTTCATGA
- a CDS encoding ABC transporter permease gives MSDVTQSGPLESPQRAYGQQWLQHVSLLIIVLVLAVFAWLSPIFLTVMNLGNVLQQTAVVGTLALGLTLVLSGGGLQGITGGIDLSIAANLGLSAAVFASQLNAGQPIAIALLLTLFTGAAVGLFNALAIVWLGILPLLATLTSMNIAIGLEMVLTGNASVPASSELQNLLLSNGPLAVSWLGWSFLILAFIAIALSRLTSFGLRLQAVGSHPQAANAAGIGVKRYQGLSYVLCGVSAAIAAIASVSLLSGSSPGANDNLLMVIAAALLGVVFSRRLVPTLGGALISALFLSLIANGFQLINVSSYWINGVEGVLILLVVALTALMRRRQSRRTQGV, from the coding sequence ATGAGTGATGTTACCCAATCTGGTCCTCTTGAATCTCCGCAACGTGCATACGGTCAGCAGTGGCTGCAGCACGTTTCTTTACTGATTATTGTGCTGGTTTTGGCGGTGTTTGCCTGGCTGTCACCGATATTCCTGACGGTGATGAATCTGGGCAATGTGCTGCAACAAACCGCGGTGGTCGGTACTCTGGCGCTGGGGTTAACCCTGGTGTTAAGCGGCGGTGGTTTACAAGGCATCACCGGCGGCATCGATTTGTCGATCGCCGCCAATCTTGGCCTGAGCGCGGCGGTATTCGCCAGCCAGCTCAATGCCGGGCAGCCCATCGCTATTGCGCTGCTGTTGACGCTTTTCACTGGCGCTGCGGTGGGCCTGTTTAATGCGTTGGCGATTGTCTGGCTGGGGATCTTACCGCTGCTGGCAACGCTCACCAGTATGAACATCGCCATTGGGCTGGAGATGGTGCTAACCGGCAATGCATCGGTGCCAGCCAGCAGCGAGCTGCAAAATCTGTTGCTAAGTAACGGGCCCTTAGCGGTGTCGTGGCTCGGCTGGTCATTTCTCATTCTGGCCTTTATCGCCATTGCCTTGAGCCGATTGACCTCATTTGGCCTGCGTTTGCAGGCCGTGGGCAGCCATCCACAGGCGGCTAATGCGGCGGGGATTGGCGTCAAACGCTATCAGGGGCTGAGCTATGTGTTGTGCGGTGTGAGTGCGGCCATTGCCGCGATTGCATCGGTGTCGCTGCTCAGCGGTAGCTCACCCGGCGCAAACGACAACCTGCTAATGGTGATCGCCGCTGCATTATTAGGCGTGGTGTTTTCCCGTCGTCTGGTGCCGACACTGGGCGGTGCGTTGATCAGCGCGCTGTTCCTGAGTTTAATCGCCAACGGCTTCCAGCTTATCAACGTCTCAAGTTACTGGATCAACGGCGTCGAAGGCGTATTGATTCTATTAGTAGTGGCGTTAACCGCGCTAATGCGTCGTCGCCAATCCCGGAGAACACAAGGTGTCTGA
- a CDS encoding SfnB family sulfur acquisition oxidoreductase: MSLSPTPNLKVNSQQAEAPVPLPNEPAHRIRDDAEAIEIAQRLASEFAREAARRDREGILPLKELDAFSQSGLWAMAIPKNLGGAGVSWVTVAKVIAIISAADSALGQLPQNHLAGVAHLIADGTEAQKHELLSEVLAGLRWGNAFSEKNSRTVADFQTRFKQDGDEVVINGEKFYATGALLAHRIHAVALDEQDRAHLIVLDRSSPGITIINNWSSFGQRTTASGTVLLHNVRAPLSRVIPVFQAFERPTAAGPISQIIQAAVDVGIARGTIEDTLHFIRERSRPWIDSGQDRASDDHFTLAAVGDLKIRLHAAEALLWRAGQAIDLALQQPDESTVAEATVATAEAKVLTTEIAILAGNKLFELAGTRSTLQEFNLDRHWRNARTHTLHDPVRWKYYHVGNYYLNGTPPPRHAWS, translated from the coding sequence ATGTCGCTCAGTCCCACCCCTAACCTCAAGGTTAATTCTCAACAGGCCGAAGCGCCCGTCCCCTTACCTAACGAGCCGGCTCACCGCATTCGTGATGATGCCGAGGCGATTGAGATTGCTCAGCGGCTGGCCAGCGAGTTTGCCCGTGAAGCCGCGCGGCGTGACCGCGAAGGTATTCTGCCGCTTAAAGAGTTAGACGCATTCTCTCAAAGTGGTTTGTGGGCGATGGCGATCCCGAAAAACCTGGGCGGCGCAGGTGTATCCTGGGTGACGGTAGCGAAAGTGATCGCCATCATTTCGGCGGCGGATTCTGCGCTGGGGCAGCTGCCACAAAACCATCTGGCGGGTGTCGCGCACCTCATTGCCGATGGCACGGAAGCGCAGAAACACGAGCTGCTGAGCGAAGTGCTGGCCGGGTTGCGCTGGGGTAATGCTTTCTCTGAGAAAAACTCGCGTACCGTTGCCGATTTTCAGACGCGCTTTAAGCAGGATGGCGATGAAGTGGTGATCAACGGTGAAAAATTCTACGCCACCGGCGCGCTACTCGCGCATCGCATTCACGCGGTAGCGCTTGATGAACAGGATCGCGCCCATCTTATCGTCCTCGACCGCAGCTCGCCCGGCATCACCATCATCAATAACTGGTCGAGCTTTGGCCAGCGCACCACGGCATCCGGCACGGTATTGTTGCATAATGTGCGTGCCCCGCTTTCACGCGTGATCCCTGTATTTCAAGCCTTTGAGCGCCCAACTGCAGCCGGTCCGATTTCGCAGATTATTCAGGCAGCCGTTGATGTCGGCATTGCGCGCGGCACCATTGAAGACACGCTGCATTTTATCCGCGAGCGTTCACGGCCCTGGATTGATAGTGGTCAAGATCGCGCATCCGATGATCACTTTACGCTGGCTGCGGTGGGTGATTTAAAAATCCGCCTACACGCAGCTGAAGCTCTGCTGTGGCGCGCCGGTCAAGCGATCGATCTGGCACTGCAGCAGCCCGACGAATCCACGGTCGCTGAGGCGACAGTCGCCACCGCAGAAGCCAAAGTGCTGACCACCGAAATCGCCATTTTGGCCGGCAACAAGCTGTTCGAACTGGCGGGAACCCGTTCTACGTTGCAGGAGTTCAACCTTGACCGGCACTGGCGCAACGCGCGCACGCACACGCTACACGATCCGGTGCGTTGGAAGTATTACCATGTAGGAAATTATTACCTTAACGGCACCCCGCCGCCGCGGCATGCCTGGAGCTAA